A single region of the Pseudomonas sp. B21-023 genome encodes:
- a CDS encoding TonB-dependent receptor: protein MKFTPRCVSLWFGLCSLSAVAVAPPAVAAQQSQVYAFAQPSQPLAQALNAFSRTTGQSVVYTLTLPDLRAPALNGTFDADQALQQLLGNSGLAWRRLDARTLTLEPVDTSGALNLQATTINSQLDDYSYQPPASASIMRGQGATLDIPQAVNVVPAQVIRDQAPRNLDDALYNVSGITQGNNFGGTADTVMKRGFGDNRDGSIMRDGMPIVQGRALNASTERVEVLKGPASLLYGIQDPGGVINVVSKRPQLAQYNTLTLRGSTYGSGKNGSGGGLDSTGALGESNLAYRLIVDHEDEDYWRNFGVHRESLVAPSLAWYGEDTQVVLAYEHREFRYPFDRGTAFGSDGHPLNIPATRRLDEPFNDMEGRSDLYRLEVDHQLDDAWKLHVGYSFNRETYDASQVRVTGVDESQGTLSRSIDGTRGALSRDQFATFSLNGSVELAGMRHDLVVGVDHEDRKVYRADLIRQNSRSTFSYLNPVYGREVEGTSVRASDSDQTDKLRTDSLFLQDAWHLDEHWILVAGGRFQQYDQYAGRGRPFNVNTDTRDQTWVPHAGVVYKVDDQLSFYGSYSESFKPNSTIAPLSIGGGRTLTLDSGIAPEKGKSWELGAKLDVPGAVSGTLALFDITKRNVLVADGDTQPGTILYSNAGEVRSRGVELDLTGQLSERWSLIGAYAFTDAEVTKDPQLKGNRLQNVARHSGSLSAVYDYGSLFGGDRLRLGAGARYVGERAGNATNDFDMPAYTVADAFASYETKLDEHKVRLQLNVKNLFDKVYYSSAVNRYFVAVGDARQVSLSSTFEF, encoded by the coding sequence ATGAAGTTCACCCCGCGTTGCGTCTCGCTCTGGTTCGGCCTCTGCAGCTTGTCCGCCGTGGCCGTCGCGCCCCCTGCCGTGGCCGCCCAGCAGAGCCAGGTCTATGCCTTCGCCCAGCCCAGCCAGCCGCTGGCCCAGGCACTCAACGCCTTCAGCCGTACCACCGGGCAGAGCGTGGTCTATACCCTGACGCTACCGGACCTGCGGGCCCCGGCGCTGAACGGCACCTTCGACGCCGACCAGGCGCTGCAGCAGTTGCTCGGCAACTCGGGCCTGGCCTGGCGCCGCCTCGACGCCCGCACCCTGACCCTGGAGCCGGTCGACACCTCCGGCGCGCTGAACCTGCAGGCCACCACCATCAACTCGCAACTGGACGACTACAGCTACCAGCCGCCGGCCAGCGCCTCGATCATGCGCGGCCAGGGCGCGACCCTGGATATCCCGCAGGCCGTGAACGTGGTTCCGGCCCAGGTGATCCGCGACCAGGCACCGCGCAACCTGGACGATGCGTTGTACAACGTCAGCGGCATCACCCAGGGCAACAACTTCGGCGGTACCGCCGACACCGTGATGAAGCGTGGCTTCGGCGACAACCGTGACGGCTCGATCATGCGCGACGGCATGCCGATCGTGCAGGGCCGCGCGCTCAATGCCAGTACCGAACGGGTCGAGGTGCTCAAGGGCCCGGCCTCGCTGTTGTACGGCATCCAGGACCCGGGCGGGGTGATCAACGTGGTCAGCAAGCGCCCGCAACTTGCGCAGTACAACACCCTGACCCTGCGCGGCTCGACCTACGGCAGCGGCAAGAACGGCAGCGGCGGCGGCCTGGACAGCACCGGTGCGCTGGGGGAGAGCAACCTGGCCTATCGCCTGATCGTCGATCACGAGGATGAGGACTACTGGCGCAACTTCGGCGTGCACCGCGAATCGCTGGTGGCGCCGTCGCTGGCCTGGTATGGCGAGGACACCCAGGTGGTGCTGGCCTATGAGCACCGCGAGTTTCGCTACCCGTTCGACCGCGGTACCGCCTTCGGCAGCGACGGCCATCCACTGAATATTCCTGCCACCCGCCGCCTGGACGAGCCGTTCAACGATATGGAAGGGCGCTCCGACCTGTACCGCCTGGAGGTCGATCATCAGTTGGACGATGCGTGGAAGCTGCACGTCGGCTACAGCTTCAACCGCGAGACCTACGACGCCAGCCAGGTGCGCGTGACCGGCGTGGATGAAAGCCAGGGCACGTTGTCGCGCAGCATCGACGGCACCCGGGGCGCCCTGAGCCGCGACCAGTTCGCCACCTTCAGCCTCAACGGCAGCGTCGAGCTGGCGGGCATGCGCCACGACCTGGTGGTCGGTGTCGATCACGAGGACCGCAAGGTCTACCGCGCCGACCTGATCCGCCAGAACAGCCGCTCGACCTTCAGCTACCTGAACCCGGTCTATGGCCGCGAAGTGGAAGGCACCAGCGTGCGCGCCAGCGACAGCGACCAGACCGACAAGCTGCGCACCGATTCGCTGTTCCTGCAGGACGCCTGGCACCTGGACGAGCACTGGATCCTGGTGGCCGGCGGGCGTTTCCAGCAGTACGACCAGTACGCCGGCCGTGGCCGGCCGTTCAATGTCAACACCGACACCCGCGACCAGACCTGGGTGCCCCATGCGGGCGTGGTGTACAAGGTCGATGACCAGCTGTCGTTCTATGGCAGCTACAGCGAGTCGTTCAAGCCCAACTCGACCATCGCACCGCTGAGCATCGGCGGTGGCCGCACCCTGACCCTGGACTCTGGGATCGCGCCGGAGAAGGGCAAGTCCTGGGAGCTGGGGGCCAAGCTCGACGTGCCGGGCGCGGTGAGCGGTACCCTGGCGCTGTTCGACATCACCAAGCGCAACGTGCTGGTGGCCGATGGCGACACCCAGCCGGGGACCATTCTCTACAGCAACGCAGGGGAAGTCCGCTCACGGGGTGTCGAGCTGGACCTGACCGGCCAACTCAGCGAGCGCTGGAGCCTGATCGGCGCCTATGCCTTCACCGACGCCGAGGTCACCAAGGACCCACAGCTCAAGGGCAACCGCCTGCAGAACGTCGCGCGTCACAGTGGCTCGCTTTCGGCGGTATACGACTACGGCAGCCTGTTCGGCGGTGATCGCCTGCGCCTGGGGGCAGGTGCGCGCTACGTGGGTGAGCGTGCGGGCAACGCGACAAACGACTTCGACATGCCGGCCTACACCGTGGCCGATGCCTTCGCCAGCTACGAAACCAAGCTGGACGAGCACAAGGTGCGCTTGCAGTTGAACGTGAAGAACCTGTTCGACAAGGTGTACTACAGCTCGGCGGTGAACCGTTACTTCGTCGCCGTGGGGGATGCGCGGCAAGTCAGCCTGTCGAGCACCTTCGAGTTCTGA